The Osmerus mordax isolate fOsmMor3 chromosome 28 unlocalized genomic scaffold, fOsmMor3.pri SUPER_28_unloc_7, whole genome shotgun sequence genomic interval TCTGGTGCTCCCTGGAATCATAGTGCTGCTGTGGACAGGATGTGGAGATTGGGGCATAAGGCTGTGGACAGGATAACACAAGAGTTGAGTTAGGGTTTAAATTGGGGCACCATTATGGGTTGGAGTATAACAGGTCTGGCACAATGAACATATCTCACTGAaagctgtatgtatgtgtgtgtgcctgtgtgtgtgtacttgtgtacctgtgtgtatgtgtacctgtgtgtctgtttacatgtgtgttccTAGGTGGAAACCATCAGAGAGAGAATAGTTCTGTACATCCTAAATCGTGTAGTTTACAGAGCCAAAGAGAGGAGCTCTGACGAGCTTCCCTTCCTCTGCCATGAGGAAACAGACTTCGCCAAAATCCTCTGGAAGAGTGGAGAGGCAGTGGGGTTCTACTCAGTCAAGCCTTCAGGTGACGCACTCACAACCAGTGATGCCTCTCAAACTGGGATGCAAAATATATAACTATAACAAAGAAAATAAAACTATGCTGTGACAATTCTTCCCcttaaaatatgtttattttacccAAACGCTTCTGCTATGTAAAgtgtaaacatttaaaaaatatttttctgggTTTGAGAAGAATCTGTCCCTACTTTCCAGACAGCTTATGCAGTAGCTTCGTGACCCAGCGGTACCAGCTTCCTGTCATGGACTCCATGTTTGTCAGGAAGCGTCACCGCGGCAACGGCTTCGGCCTTCAAATGCTTGAAAACTTTGTTGACAGTTTCAAAGAGGACAGTCTAGGGTTGAGATACCCCCTCTCCGCAGCAATGTGCAAAGGTAATCCAAAACAGCAAAATAATttcatatacatttttcaatacaGAATGTTTACTGAAGCACTGTACGATTGACTGGATGCAGTTTAAAAATGTTGATAAAATAACTTTTGGTAGAACGTAAGTTCTTACTGTGGCACTGATGGTACTTAATTTAATACAATTTATCCGTAAGATACTGTAATACACAGCAAGTTAATACACCACAGTTTACTCTTGGAATTGATAGAATTAATCTCCCAGTTAAACATATGTTACATCTATACATGTCTCTTCTAAAAAAATATATTCCAACCTGTGTGTGGTCCCAGTTTGTGCCAAGTACCTGAGCCTGTACCCAGCCGACAGCAGCCTACTGTGGGAGGTGGAGAGTGTTGGAGGGCCCAGCCAGAGAACCAACATCGCCTGCAAGATCCAGGCCATGGATCTGACTGGTAAGAATACCCAGCCTTCTTTGTTGCAAAATCCCATTTGTCCAGATCTATAATCTTTGTCTATAAATACAATGGATTCCCTTTAATTTGACCTTTCTAGGCTAAAATCATAATGAAGATTACCCAATGAAATGAGACTTATTTTTTCAGCAATATCGAAGAATCTCTCCTTTGAGCAATCGATTGTTAGTCATGAGGTGACTGAAACCGACGTGGTCATGGAGGAACTAACGCCATCCATCCAGAGACATGAATCATTGGAGATTGTGGTGTGTTTGAATAGATGAAAAAGAAAAGTTTTACACGTATCTCatttagggctgcaacaacgaatcgattattaaaagcgttggcaacgaatttcattatcgattcgttgtgtcgcgcgattattacgccactcaatatgtcgcggagatgtttgagtataaaaaaaaaagttaagttGAGTgcggagcggaggtagaggaaaggccatcggagagacgttgttgagtaacgttgttctgaaacacatggcggaggcagagaaatcagtacgacccaaggtgtgggagcatttcacactaaatacatcgaaacagtgtgttaattgaccgaggtgaagttagtttcatattcgacgctactttgcagcatcacgttagggaccgggtgaaaataacccataccattttgaaaaatgtagacttttataatattttttggaatataaaacctcaaacagacaccagagtatcttaacaatgtctggtatacttccacagcctatactttttcaattaagtttcaaataaaatgatagaaaatcactaatctttgaaaatagcttaatcctcgcaaatctaaacttttttcaaaattgtgtcaacaaatcttaaatatacaccagattattctaataaagtctggcctacttccacaacctttcaattttcaataaagttttaaacaaaactcaaataaattgctcatcttggaaaatagcattacatccacactaatattaataactttttcaaaatagtgtgcttgtttgtgcacattctgaagatattttgcactgtcagttctgtttttgaataaagggttggaattcaatgcttttttgttttttcttatttttttatccgattcatcgattaatcgaaaaaagaatcgacagattaatcgattattaaaataatcgttagttgcagccctaatCTCATTCATTGCAGAATTACCAAATTATGTCTTTCATATTCTGTGATCTGTTTACAGGAGGAAGTGAAAATCGAAGTTGCGAGAGGTAAATATTTGATATATGATGAGTTGATAGGGATGATATGTCTGCTAGATGTGTGTTGATTTGAATGCAATCTGTTGCAGACTCGGAGGAAACGCCGGTCACTGCCCGCGGCAGGAGCAGTGggctgaagaggaggaagatgagagaggaggtagcTGTGTCAGAGGAAAACAAATCAGAAAAAGTAATCAGGTACCTGAGATTTTGATCCTATGAACACCCAACGTTATTTCGATGATCATGTACCCCACGTCCCATCTGATAATAAACATGAAGATGGAACTACTGCTGCTCTGGTGTCATGCAGGATTGAGGATATTGAGGCAGAGGTGGACACTCCCaaagaggagcagcaggagcagagggACTTTTGTACCGCTGCGGAGGAAACAGCACAAACCACTCTGGAATCAGACAAGGAAGAGGTAGCTGGGGTATGAATGTTTTACCATTTCATCCAAAAGGTATACTATTATGCGTCCAACAGTTAACTCAATTAAAGATTTTTCATTATCCTTATGTTTTCAATTCTCTACAGGAAACTGTTGAAACAGCCATCGAAGTACAGGCAGAAAAGCCAAAAGAGGACGAGCCTTTACTTGGTGAACCAGAAAAGCCGGCCACAGTCTCGAGCACAGTATCACCTGAGGCCAACGAGGAGCCTGCTGTTGAGGAGatccagggaggagagaaggcccAGCCTCAGGCCCTCCGGCTGCAGAGAGCCACCGTGGTGCTGGTGGATGTGACCAAAACAACCTTCCAGACAGCGGTGGAGGTTGAGAATGTTGCTTCAGAACAGATTTCGGAGGAAGCGGCAGGACATGAAGACACAACGATGGACGAGGCGGTTCAGGAGGAGATCAGGGAGGCTGAAAGCAAAACTGATGAGTCCGAAAAAGAAGACAAGAATGAGAGGGACAGGTCTCACCGATCCACTCATCTCTCAAAGCAACCTGTGGACGAGAAAGCAGAATGCAAAACCTATCCAATCAGAAAGTCCTCCAGATCAGCTGCAAAGGCCTTGGAAGCACCCCAGGAAAGTCCCAAAGGGTTAGTCCCACAGTCCCAAAGATCAGAGACTCTCCTCAGGGCCACACCTTCACGGGAATCCGAAAGGCAAAAACATCAAGAAGAACCGGAAGAACCCGCTGAAATAGCGGAGCCAGAAACCATCCCTTCAGAGGAGCCGGCGTCCGAGGAAACGGGTGAAGCAGCAGAAGTGGAGAAAGTAGAtgacaggagacaggaaacggctgcagaaggacaggaagtatatgacaggagacaggaaacGGAGGGTGAGAAACCTACAGAGATAGTAGAACCTCCTGGGAGAAAAACGAGACTTCGGAAGAATGCAGCCATGGAAACACCCAGACGCAAGTCGCAGCGACACCTGAAAATAaccgaagaggaagaggagggtaaaAAACCATCTACGACCCCGAGAGGTAAAACACGACAACCCAGAGAGCTACAGGAAACAACTAAAGAGGAGACAGCAGAGCAGCAAACCTTTAGCAGAGTTTTGAGGACGAGGACTACAGTCATCGCTAACTTTACTCCTCGCAAATACACACGCAGTCATGCTGTGAAAGAAAACGATGAACAAGCAGCAGCTCCTACGATAGATAAGAATGATAAAgaacaagaggaggagaaagaggaggggaaagaggctACGACAACAATTGAGGAAAAACAAGATGAGGAACAAGCAGAAAATGAgaaggaaggtgaggaggaacGGGTTCCACCAGAGGTGCTTAATGAAGGGGATGAGAAAAAGGTAGACAAGCAACAAGAAGAGAAAGTCGTGCAGGAGGACAAGATGGAGGCAGAACAGGAAGTAGCTGATGAAGATGACTTATCGAATCAAAATGAAGAGGGTGCACAAGTAACTGACAAACCAAAACAGGAGGAAGAAAGTAAAGACGTAGAAGTAAAGGAAACAACagaagaaaaacagacagatggagaaactTCAGCAGAAGAGGTGGCAGAAAAGGGAGGAGATGAAACTATTCCTGATGAGAAGAAAATGGCAGAAGACGTTGTAGCCCTGGAGGAACCAGGAGATGCTGTAGCACTGGAAGAACCAGGAGGTGCTATAGCCCTGGAGGAACCAGGAGATGCTATAGCCCTGGAGGAACCAGGAGATGCTATAGCCCTGGAGGAACCAGGAGATGCTGTAGCCCTGAAGGAACCAGGAGACGCTGTAGCACTGGAAGAACCAGGAGATGTTGTAGCCCTGGAGGAACCAGGAGATGCTATAGCCCTGGAGGAACCAGGAGATGTTGTAGCCCTGGAGGAACCAGGAGAAGCTGTAGCCCTGAAGGAACCAGGAGATGCTGTAGCCCTGGAGGAAGCAGAATATGTTGTAGCACCAGAGGAACCAGGAGAAGCTGTAGCCATGGAGGAACCAGAAGATGCTATAGCCCTGGAGGAACCAGGAGATGTTGTAGCCCTGGAGGAACCAGGAGAAGCTGTAGCCCTGAAGGAACCAGGAGATGCTGTAGCCCTGGAGGAAGCAGAATATGTTGTAGCACCAGAGGAACCAGGAGAAGCTGTAGCCATGGAGGAACCAGAAGATGTTGTAGCACCGGAGGAACCAGGAGAAGCTGTAGCCATGGAGGAACCAGAAGATGTTGTAGCACCGGAGGAACCAGGAGAAGCTGTAGCCATGGAGGAACCAGAAGATGTTGTAGCACCGGAGGAACCAGGAGAAGCTGTAGTGCCGGAGGAACCAGGAGGTGCTATATCTCTGGAGGAACCAGAAGATGTTGTAGCACCAGAGGAACCAGGAGAAGCTGTAGCGTCGGAGGAGCCAGGAGATGCTGTAGCACTGGAGGAACCAGGAGAAGCTGTAGCCCTGGAGGAACCAGGAGATGTTGTAGCACCGGAGGAACCAGGAGAAGCTGTAGCCCTGGAGGAACCAGGAGATGGTGTAGCACCGGAGGAACCAGCAGGTGCTATAGCCCTAGAGGAACCAGGAGATGGTGTAGCACCGGAGGAACCAGGAGGTGCTATAGCCCTGGAAGAACCAGGAGATGTAGCACTGGAGGAACCGGTAGATGCTGTAGCCCTGGAGGAACAGGGGGGACAAGAAGAGCAGACTATGGACAAGTTGGAGGAAgaagcaggggaggctgtgaaggggaagatggaggatgagaaggaggagaaaaccGGGGAAGAGGAAACTACGGCTGATGAATCAGCCGCAGTAGAAGATGATGAAAAAATTGAGGACAATATGACGTCGGCTGTAGTCCGGAGTGCTGGAGATGAGGTTACAGAAAAGGGTTCACAGCTAATGCCCTCAGAGGAGccggcagaggaggagaaagagacagaaccaTCAAATGAAGTGGTAGAAACACCAACTGAAGAAACCTTGGAAGAAAAGGTGGCACCAGCTGAAGTTGAGGAGGCAAAGATCTCAGAGGAAGAACAGGAAGCCCCAGCAGTAGAAACAAGAGCTtctaggagaggaaggaagagcggGAAAGCTACTCCAAAACACAGATCCACAGGCAGAGGACAAAAACAGcataaagaggaagaggaggaagaggaggaagaggaaccgGTCATAGAAATAAGAGTTctgagaagaggaaggaaatCTGCACCTGTCACACCGAGTCGCAAATCTAAGAGAGCCCGCAAACAACCTGatcaacaggaggaagaggagactgCAGAACAGGAAGCAGGAGCAGCAAAGGAGGAAGTAAATGTTGAACAAGAAAAAGACAAGGAAGAAAAGATTGAGGCAGTGACACTCAAGGAGAACCTTGTGGAGGATGCTAGGGCTGACAAGGGCACTGTGGAAGAGGACAAGGTGGATGAGGGAGCAACGGCTGTGGAGGAAAAGAATGAggataaagaggaggaggatattGTAGCAGAAGAATCAGCTGCAGTAGAAGACATTGAAAAAACAGACGATCAGAGCACAGTTGAACCCATGGTCCAGAGTGCTGGAGATGAGGTTACAGAAAAGGGTTCAGAGCTAATGCCCTCAGAGGagccggcggaggaggagaaagagacagaaccaTCAAATGAAGTGGTAGAAACACCAACTGAAGAAACCTTGGAAGAAAAGGTGGCACCAGCTGAAGTTGAGGAGGCAAAGATCTCAGAGGAAGAACAGGAAGCCCCAGCAGTAGAAACAAGAGCTtctaggagaggaaggaagagcggGAAAGCTACTCCAAAACACAGATCCACAGGCAGAGGACAAAAACAGcctaaagaggaagaggaggaagaggaaccgGTCATAGAAATAAGAGTTctgagaagaggaaggaaatCTGCAACTGTCACACCGAGTCGCAAATCTAAGAGAGCCCGCAAACAACCTGatcaacaggaggaagaggagactgCAGAACAGGAAGCAGGAGCAGCAAAGGAGGAAGTACATGTTGAACAAGAAAAAGACAGTGTAAAAGAAGCAGTGGCTAATGAAAtgaatgaggaagaggagggcaatGAGGTGGCAGAGGCAAggactgaggaagaggagggcaatGAAGACGCGGCAGCAGAAGAAGACAAAACTCCAGAggaagaaaaggctcaagaggaggtggtggaagaAATAGCTGAGGAGGAGTCtgctgagggaggagatgagcgaCTGGCCgacaaagaggaggaagaagggaaatcAGAAGATGCTGCAGCAGAGACCAGGACAGCGGAAGCAGCAGACACAGCATCAGAAATGCCTCTTGATGAAGACGCCGAGAAGATCTCACCAGCCGTGGAGGAAGAAGCCAAGAgctgtgaggaagaggaggtggtgaaAGAAGCACAGAAAGAtacagaggaggaaggggagaagaggggtggagaggaggctgaCCTGACCGCAGACACTGTGGCAAATGCTGAGGACAAAGAAGAAACCATCACC includes:
- the LOC136939009 gene encoding trichohyalin-like isoform X1; its protein translation is MEFPVDVLVGVSQEALESSAQNYMKELLYSNPDSPQYLTLEDHTQVPIGLPNVGFVPLYGGSNQQKVLALFPPGDQLTAVGLYLLDRWWAVEDILRTSDPSRDGAMEVETIRERIVLYILNRVVYRAKERSSDELPFLCHEETDFAKILWKSGEAVGFYSVKPSDSLCSSFVTQRYQLPVMDSMFVRKRHRGNGFGLQMLENFVDSFKEDSLGLRYPLSAAMCKVCAKYLSLYPADSSLLWEVESVGGPSQRTNIACKIQAMDLTAISKNLSFEQSIVSHEVTETDVVMEELTPSIQRHESLEIVEEVKIEVARDSEETPVTARGRSSGLKRRKMREEVAVSEENKSEKVIRIEDIEAEVDTPKEEQQEQRDFCTAAEETAQTTLESDKEEVAGETVETAIEVQAEKPKEDEPLLGEPEKPATVSSTVSPEANEEPAVEEIQGGEKAQPQALRLQRATVVLVDVTKTTFQTAVEVENVASEQISEEAAGHEDTTMDEAVQEEIREAESKTDESEKEDKNERDRSHRSTHLSKQPVDEKAECKTYPIRKSSRSAAKALEAPQESPKGLVPQSQRSETLLRATPSRESERQKHQEEPEEPAEIAEPETIPSEEPASEETGEAAEVEKVDDRRQETAAEGQEVYDRRQETEGEKPTEIVEPPGRKTRLRKNAAMETPRRKSQRHLKITEEEEEGKKPSTTPRGKTRQPRELQETTKEETAEQQTFSRVLRTRTTVIANFTPRKYTRSHAVKENDEQAAAPTIDKNDKEQEEEKEEGKEATTTIEEKQDEEQAENEKEGEEERVPPEVLNEGDEKKVDKQQEEKVVQEDKMEAEQEVADEDDLSNQNEEGAQVTDKPKQEEESKDVEVKETTEEKQTDGETSAEEVAEKGGDETIPDEKKMAEDVVALEEPGDAVALEEPGGAIALEEPGDAIALEEPGDAIALEEPGDAVALKEPGDAVALEEPGDVVALEEPGDAIALEEPGDVVALEEPGEAVALKEPGDAVALEEAEYVVAPEEPGEAVAMEEPEDAIALEEPGDVVALEEPGEAVALKEPGDAVALEEAEYVVAPEEPGEAVAMEEPEDVVAPEEPGEAVAMEEPEDVVAPEEPGEAVAMEEPEDVVAPEEPGEAVVPEEPGGAISLEEPEDVVAPEEPGEAVASEEPGDAVALEEPGEAVALEEPGDVVAPEEPGEAVALEEPGDGVAPEEPAGAIALEEPGDGVAPEEPGGAIALEEPGDVALEEPVDAVALEEQGGQEEQTMDKLEEEAGEAVKGKMEDEKEEKTGEEETTADESAAVEDDEKIEDNMTSAVVRSAGDEVTEKGSQLMPSEEPAEEEKETEPSNEVVETPTEETLEEKVAPAEVEEAKISEEEQEAPAVETRASRRGRKSGKATPKHRSTGRGQKQHKEEEEEEEEEEPVIEIRVLRRGRKSAPVTPSRKSKRARKQPDQQEEEETAEQEAGAAKEEVNVEQEKDKEEKIEAVTLKENLVEDARADKGTVEEDKVDEGATAVEEKNEDKEEEDIVAEESAAVEDIEKTDDQSTVEPMVQSAGDEVTEKGSELMPSEEPAEEEKETEPSNEVVETPTEETLEEKVAPAEVEEAKISEEEQEAPAVETRASRRGRKSGKATPKHRSTGRGQKQPKEEEEEEEPVIEIRVLRRGRKSATVTPSRKSKRARKQPDQQEEEETAEQEAGAAKEEVHVEQEKDSVKEAVANEMNEEEEGNEVAEARTEEEEGNEDAAAEEDKTPEEEKAQEEVVEEIAEEESAEGGDERLADKEEEEGKSEDAAAETRTAEAADTASEMPLDEDAEKISPAVEEEAKSCEEEEVVKEAQKDTEEEGEKRGGEEADLTADTVANAEDKEETITQPQEEGMVEPGEEQVGEEKVETGELAETEEGKQGEDAKIASASRDVEQAEEILEKERKEAGETETAEKTDKQEIGEEDVVTDEESPKEAKVTQTDGPVKEEAEEDEPPVVETRALRSRSKALLGASPSRESKRQKHQEEPEEPAEIAEPETIPSEEPASEETGEAAEVEKVNDRRQETAAEDKEPPVVKMRVLRKTAAMTRRKSKRRKPSVDYTEEGGEEADSDAMESEEGEEGEGEEEEGEAGIEGKGVAELEEDGETENLHGNVANEEEEKTGEDIEPPVVKTRVHRKKTAAMTRRKSKRRKPSVDYTEEGGEEADSDAMESEEGEEGEGEEEEGEAGIEGKEVAELEEDGEMENLEENGADEEEEKTGEEKTKEAENNICLELDEDEEQMEEDSAAADSSEEEKEAPVVLKRNLRGRSIATPIPAPRRKSRRLSQATHTLQVENASPEESVEEQSPPPGRSLRKRRSAEPTPTYRSKRRSRT
- the LOC136939009 gene encoding microtubule-associated protein futsch-like isoform X3, producing the protein MEVETIRERIVLYILNRVVYRAKERSSDELPFLCHEETDFAKILWKSGEAVGFYSVKPSDSLCSSFVTQRYQLPVMDSMFVRKRHRGNGFGLQMLENFVDSFKEDSLGLRYPLSAAMCKVCAKYLSLYPADSSLLWEVESVGGPSQRTNIACKIQAMDLTAISKNLSFEQSIVSHEVTETDVVMEELTPSIQRHESLEIVEEVKIEVARDSEETPVTARGRSSGLKRRKMREEVAVSEENKSEKVIRIEDIEAEVDTPKEEQQEQRDFCTAAEETAQTTLESDKEEVAGETVETAIEVQAEKPKEDEPLLGEPEKPATVSSTVSPEANEEPAVEEIQGGEKAQPQALRLQRATVVLVDVTKTTFQTAVEVENVASEQISEEAAGHEDTTMDEAVQEEIREAESKTDESEKEDKNERDRSHRSTHLSKQPVDEKAECKTYPIRKSSRSAAKALEAPQESPKGLVPQSQRSETLLRATPSRESERQKHQEEPEEPAEIAEPETIPSEEPASEETGEAAEVEKVDDRRQETAAEGQEVYDRRQETEGEKPTEIVEPPGRKTRLRKNAAMETPRRKSQRHLKITEEEEEGKKPSTTPRGKTRQPRELQETTKEETAEQQTFSRVLRTRTTVIANFTPRKYTRSHAVKENDEQAAAPTIDKNDKEQEEEKEEGKEATTTIEEKQDEEQAENEKEGEEERVPPEVLNEGDEKKVDKQQEEKVVQEDKMEAEQEVADEDDLSNQNEEGAQVTDKPKQEEESKDVEVKETTEEKQTDGETSAEEVAEKGGDETIPDEKKMAEDVVALEEPGDAVALEEPGGAIALEEPGDAIALEEPGDAIALEEPGDAVALKEPGDAVALEEPGDVVALEEPGDAIALEEPGDVVALEEPGEAVALKEPGDAVALEEAEYVVAPEEPGEAVAMEEPEDAIALEEPGDVVALEEPGEAVALKEPGDAVALEEAEYVVAPEEPGEAVAMEEPEDVVAPEEPGEAVAMEEPEDVVAPEEPGEAVAMEEPEDVVAPEEPGEAVVPEEPGGAISLEEPEDVVAPEEPGEAVASEEPGDAVALEEPGEAVALEEPGDVVAPEEPGEAVALEEPGDGVAPEEPAGAIALEEPGDGVAPEEPGGAIALEEPGDVALEEPVDAVALEEQGGQEEQTMDKLEEEAGEAVKGKMEDEKEEKTGEEETTADESAAVEDDEKIEDNMTSAVVRSAGDEVTEKGSQLMPSEEPAEEEKETEPSNEVVETPTEETLEEKVAPAEVEEAKISEEEQEAPAVETRASRRGRKSGKATPKHRSTGRGQKQHKEEEEEEEEEEPVIEIRVLRRGRKSAPVTPSRKSKRARKQPDQQEEEETAEQEAGAAKEEVNVEQEKDKEEKIEAVTLKENLVEDARADKGTVEEDKVDEGATAVEEKNEDKEEEDIVAEESAAVEDIEKTDDQSTVEPMVQSAGDEVTEKGSELMPSEEPAEEEKETEPSNEVVETPTEETLEEKVAPAEVEEAKISEEEQEAPAVETRASRRGRKSGKATPKHRSTGRGQKQPKEEEEEEEPVIEIRVLRRGRKSATVTPSRKSKRARKQPDQQEEEETAEQEAGAAKEEVHVEQEKDSVKEAVANEMNEEEEGNEVAEARTEEEEGNEDAAAEEDKTPEEEKAQEEVVEEIAEEESAEGGDERLADKEEEEGKSEDAAAETRTAEAADTASEMPLDEDAEKISPAVEEEAKSCEEEEVVKEAQKDTEEEGEKRGGEEADLTADTVANAEDKEETITQPQEEGMVEPGEEQVGEEKVETGELAETEEGKQGEDAKIASASRDVEQAEEILEKERKEAGETETAEKTDKQEIGEEDVVTDEESPKEAKVTQTDGPVKEEAEEDEPPVVETRALRSRSKALLGASPSRESKRQKHQEEPEEPAEIAEPETIPSEEPASEETGEAAEVEKVNDRRQETAAEDKEPPVVKMRVLRKTAAMTRRKSKRRKPSVDYTEEGGEEADSDAMESEEGEEGEGEEEEGEAGIEGKGVAELEEDGETENLHGNVANEEEEKTGEDIEPPVVKTRVHRKKTAAMTRRKSKRRKPSVDYTEEGGEEADSDAMESEEGEEGEGEEEEGEAGIEGKEVAELEEDGEMENLEENGADEEEEKTGEEKTKEAENNICLELDEDEEQMEEDSAAADSSEEEKEAPVVLKRNLRGRSIATPIPAPRRKSRRLSQATHTLQVENASPEESVEEQSPPPGRSLRKRRSAEPTPTYRSKRRSRT
- the LOC136939009 gene encoding titin-like isoform X2: MEFPVDVLVGVSQEALESSAQNYMKELLYSNPDSPQYLTLEDHTQVPIGLPNVGFVPLYGGSNQQKVLALFPPGDQLTAVGLYLLDRWWAVEDILRTSDPSRDGAMEVETIRERIVLYILNRVVYRAKERSSDELPFLCHEETDFAKILWKSGEAVGFYSVKPSDSLCSSFVTQRYQLPVMDSMFVRKRHRGNGFGLQMLENFVDSFKEDSLGLRYPLSAAMCKVCAKYLSLYPADSSLLWEVESVGGPSQRTNIACKIQAMDLTAISKNLSFEQSIVSHEVTETDVVMEELTPSIQRHESLEIVEEVKIEVARDSEETPVTARGRSSGLKRRKMREEVAVSEENKSEKVIRIEDIEAEVDTPKEEQQEQRDFCTAAEETAQTTLESDKEEETVETAIEVQAEKPKEDEPLLGEPEKPATVSSTVSPEANEEPAVEEIQGGEKAQPQALRLQRATVVLVDVTKTTFQTAVEVENVASEQISEEAAGHEDTTMDEAVQEEIREAESKTDESEKEDKNERDRSHRSTHLSKQPVDEKAECKTYPIRKSSRSAAKALEAPQESPKGLVPQSQRSETLLRATPSRESERQKHQEEPEEPAEIAEPETIPSEEPASEETGEAAEVEKVDDRRQETAAEGQEVYDRRQETEGEKPTEIVEPPGRKTRLRKNAAMETPRRKSQRHLKITEEEEEGKKPSTTPRGKTRQPRELQETTKEETAEQQTFSRVLRTRTTVIANFTPRKYTRSHAVKENDEQAAAPTIDKNDKEQEEEKEEGKEATTTIEEKQDEEQAENEKEGEEERVPPEVLNEGDEKKVDKQQEEKVVQEDKMEAEQEVADEDDLSNQNEEGAQVTDKPKQEEESKDVEVKETTEEKQTDGETSAEEVAEKGGDETIPDEKKMAEDVVALEEPGDAVALEEPGGAIALEEPGDAIALEEPGDAIALEEPGDAVALKEPGDAVALEEPGDVVALEEPGDAIALEEPGDVVALEEPGEAVALKEPGDAVALEEAEYVVAPEEPGEAVAMEEPEDAIALEEPGDVVALEEPGEAVALKEPGDAVALEEAEYVVAPEEPGEAVAMEEPEDVVAPEEPGEAVAMEEPEDVVAPEEPGEAVAMEEPEDVVAPEEPGEAVVPEEPGGAISLEEPEDVVAPEEPGEAVASEEPGDAVALEEPGEAVALEEPGDVVAPEEPGEAVALEEPGDGVAPEEPAGAIALEEPGDGVAPEEPGGAIALEEPGDVALEEPVDAVALEEQGGQEEQTMDKLEEEAGEAVKGKMEDEKEEKTGEEETTADESAAVEDDEKIEDNMTSAVVRSAGDEVTEKGSQLMPSEEPAEEEKETEPSNEVVETPTEETLEEKVAPAEVEEAKISEEEQEAPAVETRASRRGRKSGKATPKHRSTGRGQKQHKEEEEEEEEEEPVIEIRVLRRGRKSAPVTPSRKSKRARKQPDQQEEEETAEQEAGAAKEEVNVEQEKDKEEKIEAVTLKENLVEDARADKGTVEEDKVDEGATAVEEKNEDKEEEDIVAEESAAVEDIEKTDDQSTVEPMVQSAGDEVTEKGSELMPSEEPAEEEKETEPSNEVVETPTEETLEEKVAPAEVEEAKISEEEQEAPAVETRASRRGRKSGKATPKHRSTGRGQKQPKEEEEEEEPVIEIRVLRRGRKSATVTPSRKSKRARKQPDQQEEEETAEQEAGAAKEEVHVEQEKDSVKEAVANEMNEEEEGNEVAEARTEEEEGNEDAAAEEDKTPEEEKAQEEVVEEIAEEESAEGGDERLADKEEEEGKSEDAAAETRTAEAADTASEMPLDEDAEKISPAVEEEAKSCEEEEVVKEAQKDTEEEGEKRGGEEADLTADTVANAEDKEETITQPQEEGMVEPGEEQVGEEKVETGELAETEEGKQGEDAKIASASRDVEQAEEILEKERKEAGETETAEKTDKQEIGEEDVVTDEESPKEAKVTQTDGPVKEEAEEDEPPVVETRALRSRSKALLGASPSRESKRQKHQEEPEEPAEIAEPETIPSEEPASEETGEAAEVEKVNDRRQETAAEDKEPPVVKMRVLRKTAAMTRRKSKRRKPSVDYTEEGGEEADSDAMESEEGEEGEGEEEEGEAGIEGKGVAELEEDGETENLHGNVANEEEEKTGEDIEPPVVKTRVHRKKTAAMTRRKSKRRKPSVDYTEEGGEEADSDAMESEEGEEGEGEEEEGEAGIEGKEVAELEEDGEMENLEENGADEEEEKTGEEKTKEAENNICLELDEDEEQMEEDSAAADSSEEEKEAPVVLKRNLRGRSIATPIPAPRRKSRRLSQATHTLQVENASPEESVEEQSPPPGRSLRKRRSAEPTPTYRSKRRSRT